One window of Papaver somniferum cultivar HN1 chromosome 9, ASM357369v1, whole genome shotgun sequence genomic DNA carries:
- the LOC113310779 gene encoding protein PIN-LIKES 2-like, which translates to MSSGFVAMNFNMSQGVNLLSAVVPLLKLISLTMIGLILAHPSVKMVPRATFKLLSKLVFALFLPCLIFTQLGKSITLEGLRTWWFVPVNVLISTLVGCALGYLVAIICKPPPEFFRFTVVMTAFGNTGNLPIAIIGSVCHSKDNPFGPDCHTNGIAYVSVSQWVAVILVYTLVYHMMEPPMEYYDIVDEGIRDEEITPLHDMSRPLLVEAEWPGMEDKETENSKRPFIATVFNSLSNFSHQSLSDSDVDAPMASGARSPKSVRCLAEPKMVRRIRIVAEQTPVRHILQPPTIASFLAIIIGLVPALKAFVFGEDAPLAFVTDSLEILAGAMVPSVMLILGGMLSEGPNDSKLGIKTTVGVSVARLVVLPVLGIGIVALADKMNILVDGDQMYRFVLLLQYTTPTAILLGAIASLRGYAVREASALLFWQHVFGILSFSVYITIYFKLLSYV; encoded by the coding sequence ATGTCGTCGGGGTTTGTGGCAATGAATTTCAACATGTCTCAAGGTGTTAACCTGCTATCAGCAGTAGTGCCATTGCTGAAACTCATCTCCCTTACCATGATAGGCTTAATTCTTGCACACCCATCTGTCAAAATGGTTCCAAGAGCAACATTCAAGCTTCTCAGCAAGCTTGTTTTCGCATTGTTTTTGCCTTGCCTTATATTCACACAGCTTGGTAAGTCCATAACTCTTGAAGGCCTTCGTACATGGTGGTTTGTACCGGTGAATGTTCTGATCAGTACACTGGTTGGTTGTGCATTGGGTTATTTGGTTGCAATCATATGTAAACCACCGCCTGAGTTTTTTAGGTTTACTGTTGTCATGACTGCGTTTGGGAATACAGGGAATCTTCCAATTGCTATCATTGGGTCTGTTTGTCATAGTAAGGACAATCCGTTTGGTCCTGATTGTCATACCAATGGTATTGCGTATGTGTCGGTATCTCAATGGGTTGCTGTGATTTTGGTTTATACTTTGGTTTATCATATGATGGAACCTCCCATGGAGTACTATGATATTGTTGATGAGGGGATACGAGATGAGGAAATAACTCCGCTTCATGATATGAGTAGGCCTCTTCTTGTTGAAGCTGAGTGGCCTGGTATGGAGGACAAGGAAACTGAAAACTCCAAGAGACCTTTCATTGCTACGGTCTTTAACAGCCTTTCAAATTTCTCCCATCAAAGTTTATCTGACAGTGATGTTGATGCACCGATGGCGAGTGGCGCCCGCAGTCCCAAGTCTGTTAGGTGTTTGGCAGAGCCGAAGATGGTCCGCAGGATTCGAATTGTAGCTGAACAAACCCCAGTGCGTCACATTCTTCAACCCCCGACAATAGCTTCTTTTCTTGCTATTATTATTGGGTTGGTGCCAGCTCTCAAGGCATTTGTCTTTGGGGAAGATGCTCCACTTGCTTTCGTCACAGATAGTTTAGAAATCTTGGCAGGAGCTATGGTACCTTCGGTGATGCTTATTCTCGGTGGAATGCTTTCTGAAGGTCCAAATGATTCTAAACTTGGGATTAAAACTACAGTTGGTGTTAGCGTAGCAAGGCTTGTAGTGCTTCCTGTGTTGGGGATTGGGATAGTTGCTTTGGCTGATAAAATGAACATTTTGGTTGATGGAGATCAGATGTACAGATTTGTTCTTCTGTTGCAATACACTACACCTACTGCCATCTTGTTAGGAGCAATTGCCAGTCTGAGAGGTTATGCAGTTCGTGAAGCTTCAGCGCTCCTATTCTGGCAGCATGTCTTTGGCATTTTGTCTTTCTCAGTATATATTACAATTTACTTTAAATTGCTTTCGTATGTATGA